Proteins encoded by one window of Bacillus sp. DTU_2020_1000418_1_SI_GHA_SEK_038:
- a CDS encoding M20/M25/M40 family metallo-hydrolase, which produces MKNWNQLFIRQGFNLKEMGENQFDCSKESEVNLKFLRECLLKLDVEFTLVRNVLTIGTGPVIESDWLRAVDFQDRGHFGDWFTPESEAPKIHELDTYLSGLVRQFNRLGLYTIGSCDGHGNRNPYLLFRPGVDMEKVEMIFRAISTRRYRIRNRNVTFLCNRYDLLDIAEGIQKIEKEWLNHNEEFMRKQLFFHELERVLSINGESGNEGEIRDYVVQVLTPFVDHIAVDQSGNILAQKKYGSGNGPCILLNAHLDTYESFVPGRKIVKDNGVWSSSEGILGADDRAGVAIILQMARNLQQSHFRGTVKFIFTVKEEVGLVGASQVHEYFLWDVDAALVLDRRGSGDIVVSCGRHERFCDQNYGNFIEETAMEAGLTGWKCTAGGSSDTRIWASHGIQCVNLSVGYAHEHTSSETLDIESCYGTVLLVDRYFERYRELIRVLGRRDYTSDTVRIMKKAQ; this is translated from the coding sequence ATGAAAAATTGGAATCAGTTATTTATTCGACAAGGGTTTAACTTAAAGGAAATGGGAGAGAATCAGTTCGACTGTTCAAAGGAATCCGAGGTAAATTTAAAGTTTTTACGGGAGTGTCTTCTTAAGTTGGATGTCGAATTTACCTTAGTTCGTAACGTACTAACCATCGGTACAGGACCAGTCATCGAATCTGATTGGCTGCGAGCAGTTGACTTTCAAGACAGAGGGCATTTCGGAGACTGGTTTACTCCAGAATCGGAAGCGCCAAAAATTCATGAACTAGATACGTATTTAAGCGGATTGGTTAGACAATTTAATCGTCTCGGTTTATACACCATTGGAAGCTGTGATGGTCATGGCAATCGAAATCCATATCTCCTGTTTCGCCCAGGGGTAGATATGGAGAAGGTGGAAATGATTTTCAGAGCGATCTCCACAAGACGTTACCGCATCAGGAACAGAAATGTAACTTTCCTTTGTAATCGTTATGATTTGTTAGATATTGCTGAAGGGATACAAAAGATTGAAAAAGAATGGCTGAATCATAATGAAGAGTTTATGAGAAAACAGTTATTTTTTCACGAGCTGGAGCGAGTGCTATCAATAAATGGAGAGAGCGGGAATGAGGGCGAAATAAGAGATTATGTGGTTCAAGTTCTTACTCCGTTTGTTGATCATATTGCAGTGGATCAAAGCGGAAATATTTTGGCTCAGAAAAAATACGGTTCTGGCAATGGTCCGTGCATCTTGCTGAATGCTCATTTAGATACGTATGAATCTTTTGTTCCGGGACGGAAAATTGTGAAGGATAATGGAGTTTGGTCAAGCAGCGAAGGGATTTTAGGTGCTGATGACCGTGCTGGTGTGGCGATTATTTTGCAAATGGCAAGGAACTTACAACAATCACATTTTCGCGGTACTGTGAAATTTATTTTTACCGTGAAAGAGGAGGTAGGTTTGGTTGGTGCCAGCCAGGTGCATGAGTATTTCCTCTGGGATGTGGATGCTGCGCTTGTGCTAGATAGGCGTGGGAGTGGAGATATTGTTGTATCATGTGGCAGACACGAACGTTTCTGCGATCAAAATTATGGGAATTTCATTGAAGAAACTGCAATGGAAGCGGGATTAACAGGCTGGAAATGTACAGCAGGAGGCAGCAGTGACACAAGAATTTGGGCATCACATGGCATCCAATGTGTGAACCTATCTGTCGGCTATGCCCATGAGCACACTTCATCTGAAACATTGGACATTGAATCATGCTACGGGACAGTTCTGTTGGTTGACAGGTATTTTGAGAGATATCGAGAGTTGATACGAGTATTGGGTCGGAGGGACTATACATCCGACACAGTTAGGATTATGAAAAAAGCACAATAA